In a genomic window of Cyprinus carpio isolate SPL01 chromosome A10, ASM1834038v1, whole genome shotgun sequence:
- the LOC109075718 gene encoding C3a anaphylatoxin chemotactic receptor-like: MGITNSSTIDLTYEDSNYSGNFDYYDYFYEDECQDCSNAELRKSTIVFSLVFFYLTLILGVPGNAFVVYVAGLKMKRTVNTVGFLNLAIADLFCCLSTLYYVAENSLEENWPYESVFVCKILPFVMLITMFASVFTFTLISLDRFTLVITPVWAQNHRSLFIARLSCAGAWILALILSLPFMMLRETKTEDNKKHCKFYKFDEEQMQTLSVISFLFGYLIPLICITTCYGFIARKLGRRHFHSGRAFCIMLAVIVAFFLCWLPFHIVHLIIIYGEKSSSLVALALDPLAVSLAYFNSCLNLILYVFMGQDFKSIVKLSLRRVFERVFSEEGTQMTRTTSGGAKVL, encoded by the coding sequence ATGGGCATCACCAACTCGAGCACTATAGACCTGACATATGAAGATTCTAACTATTCTGGCAAttttgattattatgattatttctaTGAAGATGAATGTCAGGATTGTTCTAATGCAGAGCTGAGGAAATCTACAATAGTGTTTTCTCTGGTCTTCTTCTACCTGACCTTGATCCTCGGTGTTCCTGGAAATGCCTTTGTTGTGTATGTTGCTGGATTGAAGATGAAGAGGACTGTTAATACAGTAGGGTTTCTCAATCTAGCGATTGCCGACCTCTTCTGCTGCCTTTCCACTCTTTACTATGTGGCAGAGAACTCTCTCGAAGAAAACTGGCCGTATGAATCTGTCTTCGTGTGCAAGATTCTCCCCTTCGTTATGCTCATCACCATGTTTGCCAGTGTTTTCACCTTCACCTTGATTAGTTTGGATCGGTTTACTCTGGTGATCACACCGGTTTGGGCTCAGAATCATCGCAGCCTGTTCATCGCACGACTGTCCTGTGCAGGGGCCTGGATTCTGGCTTTAATTCTCAGTCTGCCTTTTATGATGTTAAGAGAGACTAAAACAGAAGATAACAAAAAGCACTGcaaattttataaatttgatGAAGAGCAAATGCAAACATTAAGCGTTATCAGTTTTTTGTTTGGCTATTTGATTCCTCTCATATGCATCACAACATGCTACGGATTCATCGCACGCAAGTTAGGCAGGAGACATTTTCACTCTGGACGAGCATTTTGCATCATGCTGGCTGTAATTGTGGCCTTTTTTCTGTGCTGGTTGCCATTTCACATAGTGCATTTGATAATAATATACGGAGAGAAATCAAGTTCcttggtagctttggcactggaTCCACTGGCCGTCTCTTTGGCGTATTTCAACAGCTGTCTGAACCTCATTCTGTATGTTTTCATGGGGCAGGATTTTAAGAGCATCGTTAAACTTTCTCTAAGAcgtgtttttgaaagagttttctcTGAGGAGGGAACACAAATGACACGAACCACCAGTGGCGGAGCTAAAGTTTTATAG